From Streptomyces fungicidicus, one genomic window encodes:
- a CDS encoding family 2B encapsulin nanocompartment shell protein: MSVGEEVRTEQARQQQSLGTAAARNLATTTKSVPQMQEISSRWLLLMLPWVDVQGGTYRVNRRLTYAVGDGRMTFVKTGDRVEIIPAELGELPLLRSYEDEEVLTELASRCRQREIEAGQVIASFGSPADEVYLLAHGRVERIGTGPYGQDESLGVLADGAYFGEQALLDEDAIWEYTARTLTACTVLVLPREAVQQVAERSETLRDHIRRRTTVPGQRTNKYGEKEIDLAAGHSGEPDIPHTFVDYEARPREYELSVAQTVLRIHSRVADLYNQPMNQTEQQIRLTVEALKERQEHELVNNRDFGLLHNCEYDQRIQPHDGVPGPDDLDELLSRRRGTKLLLAHPRAIAAFGRELNKRGLVPETIDMAGNRIPTWRGVPIYPCNKIPVTEARTTSIIALRTGEEDQGVIGLRAAGIPDEIEPSLSVRFMGINEQAIIKYLVTAYYSAAVLVPDALGVLENVEIGRWR; the protein is encoded by the coding sequence ATGTCGGTAGGCGAAGAGGTCCGCACGGAGCAGGCCAGGCAGCAGCAGAGCCTCGGCACGGCGGCGGCGCGGAACCTGGCCACCACGACCAAGTCCGTGCCGCAGATGCAGGAGATCAGCTCGCGCTGGCTGCTGCTCATGCTGCCCTGGGTCGACGTGCAGGGCGGTACGTACCGCGTGAACCGGCGGCTGACGTACGCCGTGGGTGATGGCCGGATGACGTTCGTGAAGACCGGCGACCGGGTCGAGATCATCCCGGCGGAGCTCGGTGAGCTGCCGCTGCTGCGGTCGTACGAGGACGAGGAGGTGCTGACCGAGCTGGCCTCCCGCTGCCGGCAGCGGGAGATCGAGGCCGGCCAGGTGATCGCCTCCTTCGGCAGCCCGGCGGACGAGGTGTACCTGCTGGCGCACGGCAGGGTGGAGCGCATCGGCACCGGCCCCTACGGCCAGGACGAGTCGCTCGGAGTTCTGGCCGACGGCGCCTACTTCGGTGAGCAGGCCCTGCTCGACGAGGACGCCATCTGGGAGTACACCGCCCGCACCCTCACCGCGTGCACCGTACTGGTGCTGCCCCGTGAGGCCGTCCAGCAGGTCGCCGAGCGGTCGGAGACCCTGCGCGACCACATCCGCCGGCGGACCACGGTCCCCGGCCAGCGCACCAACAAGTACGGCGAGAAGGAGATCGACCTCGCGGCCGGTCACAGCGGGGAACCGGACATCCCGCACACCTTCGTCGACTACGAGGCGAGGCCGCGCGAGTACGAACTCAGCGTCGCGCAGACCGTGCTGCGCATCCACTCCCGCGTCGCCGACCTCTACAACCAGCCCATGAACCAGACGGAACAGCAGATCCGGCTGACCGTCGAGGCGCTGAAGGAGCGCCAGGAGCACGAACTCGTCAACAACCGCGACTTCGGACTGCTCCACAACTGCGAGTACGACCAGCGGATCCAGCCGCACGACGGCGTACCCGGCCCCGACGACCTGGACGAACTCCTCAGCAGGCGGCGCGGGACCAAACTGCTGCTCGCCCACCCGCGCGCCATCGCCGCGTTCGGCCGTGAGCTCAACAAGCGGGGGCTCGTCCCGGAGACCATCGACATGGCCGGCAACCGCATCCCCACCTGGCGGGGGGTGCCGATCTACCCGTGCAACAAGATCCCGGTGACCGAGGCGCGTACGACCTCGATCATCGCCCTGCGTACCGGAGAGGAGGACCAGGGCGTCATCGGACTGCGGGCCGCCGGCATCCCCGACGAGATCGAGCCGAGTCTGTCCGTGCGGTTCATGGGCATCAACGAACAGGCCATCATCAAGTACCTGGTCACGGCCTACTACTCGGCCGCGGTCCTGGTGCCGGACGCGCTCGGCGTCCTGGAGAACGTCGAGATCGGCCGTTGGCGGTGA
- a CDS encoding family 2 encapsulin nanocompartment cargo protein polyprenyl transferase: MTESVTEPTAGLAPGSPPGTPAVPQQRPGGDGHEATALLERARAAVDPVMRAAIGSLPGPMRRVALYHFGWERADGTPAAGGAGKAIRPALVLAAASALGGPAARAAAARAAVAVELVHNFTLLHDDVMDRDTTRRHRPTAWTVFGDADAILAGDALQALALRLLAEDTHPAAPAAAARLADCVIELCAGQHSDTAMERRAPDEVTLAETLAMAEAKTGALLGCACAIGALYADAGDADVEALDAFGREAGLAFQLIDDVIGIWGDPRRTGKPAGADLAARKKSLPVVAALTSGTPEAAELAVLYAAPHREEDDLQQITLAVERAGGRDWAQAQAADRMARAMQEVARAVPDPERAGGLLALAEFVTRRST; the protein is encoded by the coding sequence ATGACGGAGTCCGTGACGGAGCCCACGGCAGGGCTCGCGCCGGGCAGCCCGCCCGGTACCCCGGCCGTGCCGCAGCAGCGGCCCGGCGGCGACGGGCACGAGGCGACGGCGCTGCTGGAGCGGGCGCGGGCCGCGGTCGACCCGGTGATGCGGGCCGCCATCGGCTCGCTGCCCGGCCCGATGCGCCGCGTCGCGCTCTACCACTTCGGCTGGGAGCGGGCCGACGGCACACCGGCCGCCGGCGGTGCGGGCAAGGCGATCCGTCCCGCCCTGGTGCTCGCCGCGGCGTCCGCCCTGGGCGGGCCGGCGGCCCGGGCGGCGGCCGCGCGGGCGGCGGTCGCCGTGGAACTGGTCCACAACTTCACGCTGCTGCACGACGACGTGATGGACCGGGACACCACCCGCCGGCACCGGCCCACCGCCTGGACGGTGTTCGGGGACGCCGACGCGATCCTCGCGGGGGACGCCCTCCAGGCGCTCGCCCTGCGGCTGCTCGCGGAGGACACACATCCGGCGGCCCCGGCCGCGGCGGCACGGCTCGCGGACTGCGTGATCGAGCTGTGCGCGGGACAGCACTCCGACACGGCCATGGAGCGGCGGGCCCCCGACGAGGTCACCCTCGCCGAGACGCTCGCCATGGCCGAGGCCAAGACCGGGGCGCTGCTGGGCTGCGCCTGCGCGATCGGGGCGCTGTACGCGGACGCCGGGGACGCGGACGTGGAGGCGCTGGACGCGTTCGGCAGGGAGGCGGGCCTGGCCTTCCAGCTGATCGACGACGTGATCGGCATATGGGGCGACCCGCGGCGCACCGGCAAGCCGGCCGGCGCGGATCTGGCCGCCCGCAAGAAGTCACTGCCGGTGGTCGCCGCGCTCACCTCCGGCACGCCGGAGGCGGCGGAGCTCGCCGTCCTCTACGCGGCCCCGCACCGTGAGGAGGACGACCTGCAGCAGATCACCCTGGCCGTGGAACGGGCGGGCGGCCGTGACTGGGCCCAGGCCCAGGCGGCCGACCGGATGGCGCGGGCGATGCAGGAAGTGGCCCGGGCGGTGCCCGACCCGGAGAGGGCGGGCGGGCTGCTGGCCCTGGCCGAGTTCGTGACACGGCGCAGTACCTGA